The Astyanax mexicanus isolate ESR-SI-001 chromosome 12, AstMex3_surface, whole genome shotgun sequence genome window below encodes:
- the trim36 gene encoding E3 ubiquitin-protein ligase TRIM36 isoform X3 translates to MSRRSSMQVPIKNIERELICPICKELFTHPLILPCQHSVCHKCVKELLMLNHDDSFSTDAGSECSNPGSPRSRVPSPSMERLDRLVRSASLRRSFGGRGRCGLHNLNSCRSVSSPGWRRSSVTPRVTTFPCPGCQHDIDLGERGISMLFRNFTLESIVERYRQAARAAMAIMCNMCKPPVQEATKSCMDCKASYCNECFKLHHPWGTPKAQHEYVGPTTNFRPKVLMCPEHEMEKVNMYCEVCRRPVCHLCKLGGSHANHKVTSMSSAYKILKEKLSKSIHYLISKEDQVRTQITELEVLIRETEENGQLAERRANEHFEELFEILQEKKTEMLRSIAQSRNRRMDKLRSQVEEYQGMLENSGLVGYAQEVLKETDQSCFVQTAKQLHVRVQKATESLKTFQAAASPSFDEFALDTSKEECLLKDLSFGGVPDPPMIDLSQSRVYNEGLIHWRLPEDSLPTDHHVLEYRKEAAEDEEKSPWQTTDRVFGSSAVVCDLDSDCRYAFRVRSCRNTIYSPYSPAVSFHTPPAPVFGFLFNEKCGFSAERLILSKRRDSVESVAGMAFLLAAERVQTGSYICLDYIIGDTGISHGRHYWAFRVEPSSYLVKVGVASDSKLIEWFHNPRDTSSPRYDHDSGHDSGSEDTCYELSQPFTLITMGMGKLFIPKASVSAAAGDHGNRVLPLPQRIGVCLDYDAGHVFFYDADTMRCLYERQVDCSGTMYPAFGLMGGGAVHLEEFITAKRLSYM, encoded by the exons ATGTCCAGGCGAAGTTCAATGCAG GTACCTATAAAGAACATAGAGCGGGAATTGATATGTCCCATCTGCAAGGAGCTGTTCACACACCCCCTCATCCTGCCCTGCCAGCACAGCGTCTGTCACAAATGCGTCAAAGAGCTGCTGATGCTGAACCATGACGACTCGTTCAGCACAGACGCCGGCTCCGAGTGCTCCAACCCGGGCAGCCCTCGCTCCAGAGTGCCCTCTCCCAGCATGGAGAGGCTGGACAGGCTCGTGCGATCAG CCTCACTGAGAAGGTCGTTTGGAGGGAGAGGTAGATGTGGGTTGCATAATTTGAATAGCTGTA GGTCCGTATCCTCCCCTGGCTGGAGGCGTTCCTCCGTGACCCCCCGTGTCACCACCTTCCCATGTCCAGGCTGCCAGCACGACATTGACCTTGGGGAGCGGGGCATTAGTATGCTCTTCCGCAACTTCACGTTGGAGAGCATCGTGGAGCGTTACCGGCAGGCGGCTCGGGCTGCCATGGCGATCATGTGCAACATGTGCAAGCCTCCTGTGCAGGAGGCCACCAAGAGCTGCATGGACTGCAAAGCCAGCTACTGCAATGAGTGCTTCAAGCTGCACCATCCCTGGGGGACACCCAAAGCCCAGCATGAGTACGTCGGGCCCACCACCAACTTCAGACCAAAG GTGCTGATGTGTCCTGAGCATGAGATGGAGAAAGTCAACATGTACTGTGAAGTGTGCCGCCGGCCTGTGTGTCATCTTTGCAAACTCGGCGGTTCCCATGCTAACCATAAAGTCACATCCATGAGCAGTGCCTACAAGATCCTTAAG GAGAAGCTGTCAAAGAGTATCCATTACCTGATTAGCAAGGAGGACCAAGTGAGGACTCAGATTACTGAGCTGGAGGTCTTGATTCGGGAGACTGAG GAAAATGGGCAGCTTGCCGAGAGACGAGCCAATGAACATTTTGAGGAGCTTTTTGAGATTCTCCAAGAGAAAAAGACGGAAATGCTGCGCTCCATTGCGCAATCGAGGAACCGCCGCATGGACAAGCTTCGGAGCCAGGTGGAGGAGTACCAGGGCATGCTGGAGAACAGCGGTTTAGTGGGTTATGCACAAGAAGTCTTGAAAGAGACCGACCAGTCCTGCTTCGTTCAGACGGCTAAGCAGCTTCATGTCAG GGTTCAGAAAGCCACAGAGTCACTAAAGACGTTTCAGGCTGCTGCCAGCCCCTCGTTTGATGAATTTGCTCTGGACACATCAAAGGAAGAGTGTTTGCTGAAAGACCTTTCTTTCGGTGGAG TTCCAGACCCCCCTATGATCGACCTGTCTCAGAGTCGTGTGTATAACGAGGGTCTTATCCACTGGAGACTGCCGGAAGACTCCCTGCCCACAGACCACCACGTTCTGGAGTACAGAAAGGAGGCTGCAGAAGACGAGGAGAAGAGTCCATGGCAGACGACTGACCGAGTGTTCGGCTCCAGCGCGGTGGTGTGTGATCTGGACAGTGACTGCCGATATGCGTTCAGAGTGCGGAGCTGCCGTAACACCATTTACAGCCCTTACAGCCCTGCTGTGTCTTTCCACACGCCTCCAGCTCCAG TGTTTGGCTTCCTGTTTAATGAGAAGTGTGGATTCAGCGCGGAGCGTCTGATATTGAGCAAGAGGAGGGACTCTGTGGAAAGTGTGGCTGGCATGGCGTTCCTATTGGCTGCTGAACGTGTCCAGACAGGAAGTTACATATGTCTTGACTACATCATTGGAGACACCGGCATCTCACACGGCCGCCACTACTGGGCTTTCCGCGTGGAGCCGAGCTCTTACTTGGTTAAAGTGGGCGTGGCCTCTGATTCGAAGCTGATTGAGTGGTTCCATAACCCCCGTGACACCAGCAGCCCAAG GTATGACCATGACAGCGGACATGACAGCGGCAGTGAGGACACCTGCTACGAGCTCTCTCAGCCCTTCACTCTGATCACCATGGGCATGGGCAAGCTCTTCATCCCTAAAGCCTCAGTCAGTGCGGCGGCAGGTGATCACGGCAATCGAGTGCTGCCTCTGCCGCAGCGCATCGGAGTGTGCCTTGACTACGACGCCGGCCACGTGTTCTTCTACGACGCGGACACCATGCGCTGCCTGTACGAGAGGCAGGTGGACTGCTCCGGCACCATGTACCCTGCGTTCGGCCTCATGGGTGGAGGagccgtccacctggaggagttCATCACGGCCAAGCGACTGTCCTACATGTGA
- the trim36 gene encoding E3 ubiquitin-protein ligase TRIM36 isoform X5, giving the protein MSRRSSMQVPIKNIERELICPICKELFTHPLILPCQHSVCHKCVKELLMLNHDDSFSTDAGSECSNPGSPRSRVPSPSMERLDRLVRSGSVSSPGWRRSSVTPRVTTFPCPGCQHDIDLGERGISMLFRNFTLESIVERYRQAARAAMAIMCNMCKPPVQEATKSCMDCKASYCNECFKLHHPWGTPKAQHEYVGPTTNFRPKVLMCPEHEMEKVNMYCEVCRRPVCHLCKLGGSHANHKVTSMSSAYKILKEKLSKSIHYLISKEDQVRTQITELEVLIRETEENGQLAERRANEHFEELFEILQEKKTEMLRSIAQSRNRRMDKLRSQVEEYQGMLENSGLVGYAQEVLKETDQSCFVQTAKQLHVRVQKATESLKTFQAAASPSFDEFALDTSKEECLLKDLSFGGVPDPPMIDLSQSRVYNEGLIHWRLPEDSLPTDHHVLEYRKEAAEDEEKSPWQTTDRVFGSSAVVCDLDSDCRYAFRVRSCRNTIYSPYSPAVSFHTPPAPVFGFLFNEKCGFSAERLILSKRRDSVESVAGMAFLLAAERVQTGSYICLDYIIGDTGISHGRHYWAFRVEPSSYLVKVGVASDSKLIEWFHNPRDTSSPRYDHDSGHDSGSEDTCYELSQPFTLITMGMGKLFIPKASVSAAAGDHGNRVLPLPQRIGVCLDYDAGHVFFYDADTMRCLYERQVDCSGTMYPAFGLMGGGAVHLEEFITAKRLSYM; this is encoded by the exons ATGTCCAGGCGAAGTTCAATGCAG GTACCTATAAAGAACATAGAGCGGGAATTGATATGTCCCATCTGCAAGGAGCTGTTCACACACCCCCTCATCCTGCCCTGCCAGCACAGCGTCTGTCACAAATGCGTCAAAGAGCTGCTGATGCTGAACCATGACGACTCGTTCAGCACAGACGCCGGCTCCGAGTGCTCCAACCCGGGCAGCCCTCGCTCCAGAGTGCCCTCTCCCAGCATGGAGAGGCTGGACAGGCTCGTGCGATCAG GGTCCGTATCCTCCCCTGGCTGGAGGCGTTCCTCCGTGACCCCCCGTGTCACCACCTTCCCATGTCCAGGCTGCCAGCACGACATTGACCTTGGGGAGCGGGGCATTAGTATGCTCTTCCGCAACTTCACGTTGGAGAGCATCGTGGAGCGTTACCGGCAGGCGGCTCGGGCTGCCATGGCGATCATGTGCAACATGTGCAAGCCTCCTGTGCAGGAGGCCACCAAGAGCTGCATGGACTGCAAAGCCAGCTACTGCAATGAGTGCTTCAAGCTGCACCATCCCTGGGGGACACCCAAAGCCCAGCATGAGTACGTCGGGCCCACCACCAACTTCAGACCAAAG GTGCTGATGTGTCCTGAGCATGAGATGGAGAAAGTCAACATGTACTGTGAAGTGTGCCGCCGGCCTGTGTGTCATCTTTGCAAACTCGGCGGTTCCCATGCTAACCATAAAGTCACATCCATGAGCAGTGCCTACAAGATCCTTAAG GAGAAGCTGTCAAAGAGTATCCATTACCTGATTAGCAAGGAGGACCAAGTGAGGACTCAGATTACTGAGCTGGAGGTCTTGATTCGGGAGACTGAG GAAAATGGGCAGCTTGCCGAGAGACGAGCCAATGAACATTTTGAGGAGCTTTTTGAGATTCTCCAAGAGAAAAAGACGGAAATGCTGCGCTCCATTGCGCAATCGAGGAACCGCCGCATGGACAAGCTTCGGAGCCAGGTGGAGGAGTACCAGGGCATGCTGGAGAACAGCGGTTTAGTGGGTTATGCACAAGAAGTCTTGAAAGAGACCGACCAGTCCTGCTTCGTTCAGACGGCTAAGCAGCTTCATGTCAG GGTTCAGAAAGCCACAGAGTCACTAAAGACGTTTCAGGCTGCTGCCAGCCCCTCGTTTGATGAATTTGCTCTGGACACATCAAAGGAAGAGTGTTTGCTGAAAGACCTTTCTTTCGGTGGAG TTCCAGACCCCCCTATGATCGACCTGTCTCAGAGTCGTGTGTATAACGAGGGTCTTATCCACTGGAGACTGCCGGAAGACTCCCTGCCCACAGACCACCACGTTCTGGAGTACAGAAAGGAGGCTGCAGAAGACGAGGAGAAGAGTCCATGGCAGACGACTGACCGAGTGTTCGGCTCCAGCGCGGTGGTGTGTGATCTGGACAGTGACTGCCGATATGCGTTCAGAGTGCGGAGCTGCCGTAACACCATTTACAGCCCTTACAGCCCTGCTGTGTCTTTCCACACGCCTCCAGCTCCAG TGTTTGGCTTCCTGTTTAATGAGAAGTGTGGATTCAGCGCGGAGCGTCTGATATTGAGCAAGAGGAGGGACTCTGTGGAAAGTGTGGCTGGCATGGCGTTCCTATTGGCTGCTGAACGTGTCCAGACAGGAAGTTACATATGTCTTGACTACATCATTGGAGACACCGGCATCTCACACGGCCGCCACTACTGGGCTTTCCGCGTGGAGCCGAGCTCTTACTTGGTTAAAGTGGGCGTGGCCTCTGATTCGAAGCTGATTGAGTGGTTCCATAACCCCCGTGACACCAGCAGCCCAAG GTATGACCATGACAGCGGACATGACAGCGGCAGTGAGGACACCTGCTACGAGCTCTCTCAGCCCTTCACTCTGATCACCATGGGCATGGGCAAGCTCTTCATCCCTAAAGCCTCAGTCAGTGCGGCGGCAGGTGATCACGGCAATCGAGTGCTGCCTCTGCCGCAGCGCATCGGAGTGTGCCTTGACTACGACGCCGGCCACGTGTTCTTCTACGACGCGGACACCATGCGCTGCCTGTACGAGAGGCAGGTGGACTGCTCCGGCACCATGTACCCTGCGTTCGGCCTCATGGGTGGAGGagccgtccacctggaggagttCATCACGGCCAAGCGACTGTCCTACATGTGA